The Armigeres subalbatus isolate Guangzhou_Male unplaced genomic scaffold, GZ_Asu_2 Contig1234, whole genome shotgun sequence genomic interval GGTCAGTGGTTTTTCAATAAGAGCTGGTGTGAATCAAAATCCCTATCTAGCAGCATTGTGGCTTCTcacaatttgataaatttccaTATTGGGGCGAGATCGGGATTGCAGACGTAGAAATTAATTTGCTGCGATCCGGAACGTCCGGGATCCAGTGGAGCGGTAGTGCGAAAATCCAGTTTATTGTACCTATTATAGGTACTCGGGCAGAGGAGAAAAAAGAGTCAAGTGCagagaaaaaaatgaaagtgaAAGCGTCCTCCGCCACCGATCTGTTGGTGTTGAGGTTGAAGTTGTTTTGCTTCTAGCGCTTCTTGAATGAAACAAAGTGCGTTTCGAGTCTCGCAGAAAGAGCAGAAGATTGTAGTGGAAGAGAGTGTAAACAATAatcatttcaatttaatttacgCCTTTTAGTTTCCTCGCTACTTAAGGTGGCAGTGTGAAGTTGGGACGTGAGGCTTCTAGATAAGTGCCATGGATTGCCAAATTTGTCTCAGAGTGCTTTACTGAATCCTCGCTGCGCTTCGAGAAAGGGGTAGAACGAGCATTATCACTGTTTGGTAGCAGGTGTACCAAGGGGAGGAAATTGTAGGACGGTGCTCCTCACCTCCGCCATCGACGAGGAGGGCAGGTCAGGTCGTTGGACATTGATCGTGTGTGGAGTGAAGTGTGAAAAAGTGCTTCAGCCGTTGTCGTAATCGTCGCCGTCTTGGCACTTGGCAGCAGCATCACAGCGAAAGATGGAAAATCCGGGCTCGCTGCCGTTTCTTCTCGTCACGGCTAACGTCGGGAGCGTATTCGAGGACGTAAGTTCAAGAGCAGATTATAAACTGTATACATATAGGTAGAAGTGGAGCTATACATTCGCGCTCGTGGCTTAGCATTTCTTTGCTTAGGCAACGATGGAGGGAGAAAAGCACTGAAAAAGAAGAGATAGCAGAGCCATACCACAGCTGGAATACATCAATCTGACCCTGTGTTCCCGATTATAAACCTAGCCGAGTGATGCATGGTAGCAAGAAAGGACTGATGATTTTTTATACTTGTTTGGTCGCTTGCATGATAGCAATATAGGGATAGAGACGATATGATGTGGATAATGGTCGTCGGTCGCCAACGGAAGTAGGTCATCCTTCCTGTTTGTGATGAAGAGCAGCTCGGTCGATATCAAACCGACAATGTTGCTGGAACCGGTGATAAGGTTCTCTTACATTTGAATTATATTCATGGATATGTTTGATCTTCAATTGGTTGATTGGATTTCATGATATAAGTTTTCCTTATTTAATGCTGTGAGAAAATTTATCCaggatttagtttttttttttgtatgcgaGTCGCACttaaatgtgaaattttctcaataaatattatttgtaTGCATTTGTACACAAAAGAATGCATAAGCTTATCGATCAGTTCCAGCTACGCTGAGTAGTTTGGCTCGTCGCTGTGCCGTCCGCCACCCATATTTACGTAAATGCCTAATGTGAGCATTGCTTCGCGAATAAACAAACCCAATTTGCTTTATCGTATTCCACCCGCGTGCGACTTTGGCAACGAACTGCGCGGTGTCGCGTCAATGTTATCGGCTCGAATGCCGtgccgtcgtcgtcgccgcTGCCACAGCTTACGAAAAAACTTTATtcaattgagatttttttttctttttgatacttttttttgCAACTTATTTCGCGCATGACTCAAATTTCGGAGGATTTTTTTCTCTTTGTTTGCTAATATGCGAGCAATCGACGGTTGTGTCACTATTTGGCGTcgtcgtcgcgttggcgttattcgctggccaaaattattacaaaatgTATACTCCCATGACATTTATGAATGGTGCTtatctaaattgattcaaaattgatttgatttatCTAAATAACTTATACATAACCTAAAATAAAGTTGCGTCCGATTTCTATTATCTGTTTACTTTTTTTATATCTTCTCTAAGTGACAGTTTTGAATAAATGAAGATAGATGTTATAGTAGTAGCTGTATACTTTGGTTCATATTCTCTTTCGAGTAACTAATCTTTGCGATTGTTCTCCAAAACGGCCTGGAGTTCAAAACATACGATCTAcctgatcaaccaagtcctgaacgatgtatccgtgcaaTGCTAAACATctcagcaggtccattgagccgataggatttcactcaaCACTTTTACTAGCTACTACTGGCCTTTATGGTTCTTCAAAACGGCATGCAGTTCAGAACGTaagatctacccgatcaacaaagtcctgaacgatgtatctgTTTAGCacaaaacatcccagcaggtttATTTAGTCGATAcgatttcattcattatttCCCAAGCTACAATAGGCCCTCCATGATTCGATGTTCttcgactcgatatcgactaaCTACAATTGCTATACGCTGtactaaaattattttcttggTTACTCTTTTACttctttcgaacaattttccaaggaacttctatttcACATCTCAATGTATCCTTGAGTCAATAGTCCTTTCATTGGCGACTCATAGAGGATCGGTAGTATTATAAACCGATGAGGACATTGTAAAAGCCTTGAATAATCCGGTAGATACCGTTAGCggaactccagaacgtttagGAGTACcatgaacatctcgtattcTAAAATAGGCTTTGCATGATGCGTaaatgcttattgaaccagattgggtgACGATGAGGGCTTTGCAaaagtcttgattgatctgataAATACCGTGGTCttaactccagaacgttttggagtaccttgagcctCTCGTATTCCTAAAAATGAATTACAGGCATAGCGTTCAGTATGGTTTTAGGCCCTAAACATTAGGGTAATATGACCGattgccgtttggtcgaatgtcATTTGTAcggaagagtcatttggccgaatagttgcaaTTTTTACAATAGTTGCAGCGATTCCATGAAAAAACAATAGAGTCGAAAAAAAAGTTCCCCGATTTTGCTCAAAATATGTATGAATGATCTCCaccgaaaataattagacccgtatttttttgtttcggtcTTAGGGTGAACATTTTCAGAAAAGGGCGGTCCAAAAAACggcgtttaaaaaaaaatcgggattTGCAACCTTTTGGCCTTTGGGGCCCTCCTCACGCTAGCGGTAAGAtacgcggctataaagcaagaccatgctgagggtggctgggttcgattcccggtgccggtctagacaattttcggtttggaaattgtctcgacttccctgggcataaaagtatcatcgtgttagccttatgaaatacgaatgcaaaattggcaacttggcttagaaacctcgaggttaataactgtggaagtgctgaatgaacactaagcagcgaggcggcaatgtcccagtgggggatgtaatgccaataagaagaagaagaagatcgttatgccaaatggcttttaGACATTTAAGTCGCCAATCATGCCGAATAgcattatgccatatgggcttcccccgatttgggactaatcactatctatTAGATaaaagcaatgcactctccaatagtcgagatctgtcctaaCCACGTTGTTGTGATAGTATCGGTTGAAGTTCTTCCAGCTATGATCAACGACCCAAAATTTAGGTGTAATCAGATTCACTTTTAATTATCACCGTCTTGTTGTTGATCCTCCGTTTTGCCAATCATCTAGTTTGACACATTATCGCCGTCAAGCGATCTCATGCCCACGGATGGAGGCTCACGTCGATCACCATTAGAGCTGTTCAATACGAGGGGCTGTTGCGGCGAACATCCTCCCCCCCGTGTCGCCTTGACTTCCAGCATAGCGTCACCAGACCCTGCAACGTCCAGCACAGCCAACTTCGTAACAGGTCGCTTCAAAACTCCTCCTGATGTCATCACATCCGCTCGACGCGGAACGCCATCTTTCCCAGGACTAGCCTGGATCACACGTCCAGGTATCCACCAGTTCCTCACATTTTCGTCAACTACGAGTACAAGATCACCTACCTCGATCGACTTCACATCCCGAAACCACTTCGTCCGACGTATTATAGTTGGTAGATATTCCAGCACCCAGCGGCGCCAGAAGTTGTTTAGCGTGTGTTTCACCATGTTCCAACTGCTTCTCAACGCCATTCCTGCATCCATCGGAAACTTCTCAGGTTCCCGCACGCCATTCGAACTCAGCAGTAAGAAGTGATTCGGGGTCAGTGACTCATGGTCGGACGTTTCCAGCGGGATAAACGTAAGTGGTCTGGAGTTCACCATACTTTCCGCCTCAGCTAATACCGTAGCGAACGACTCATCGTCCAACTTCCGCACAGTAGGAACGCTCCCTAGGGCAGACTTCACGGCGCGAACCATCCTCTCCCAACAGCCTCCCATGTGGGGTGCTGCCGGTGGGTTGAACCGCCATTGCGTTTGGGCGTTGGTAAAGGTGCTACCCAGCTCGGTGTGAATCctgccgatctcctcctgaagCTCCCGACTCGCTCCTACAAAATTCGTGCCGTTGTCAGAGAAAACTCGGCGTGCGATGAACCTTCTGAtcgccttcttgcacgcatcgGTTGATAAACTGGCAACAACTTCAAGGTGGATAG includes:
- the LOC134202472 gene encoding uncharacterized protein LOC134202472, which codes for MIPEEDTDESDKELRETYVFNHHIRQPVIDTSRFSRFERMLRSVAYVHHFVNILRAAKDSRSADIVGVTSVEIQMAERTLWLVAQSDAFPEEVAILKQNLVRNKDHQKQIETSSQLVQQSPFADEYGVLRVGSRAAEAPIPYDAKYPIILPRNNRITELLLDFYHRKYGHAYDETVVNEVRQKFHVPRLRVQVRLARKRSMWCRVYKSTPAYPKMGPLPAERLQPAVRAFTYVGVDIFGPYLVKVGRSAVKRWVCLFTCLTVRAIHLEVVASLSTDACKKAIRRFIARRVFSDNGTNFVGASRELQEEIGRIHTELGSTFTNAQTQWRFNPPAAPHMGGCWERMVRAVKSALGSVPTVRKLDDESFATVLAEAESMVNSRPLTFIPLETSDHESLTPNHFLLLSSNGVREPEKFPMDAGMALRSSWNMVKHTLNNFWRRWVLEYLPTIIRRTKWFRDVKSIEVGDLVLVVDENVRNWWIPGRVIQASPGKDGVPRRADVMTSGGVLKRPVTKLAVLDVAGSGDAMLEVKATRGGGCSPQQPLVLNSSNGDRREPPSVGMRSLDGDNVSN